The Chamaesiphon minutus PCC 6605 DNA window ATTATGCTTCAATAGTAGAATCGGCGGGAGTCTGCGATCTTCAACGAGTAAGAGTCGTCCATCATTTCTTAACCAGGTTAGAGTCACACCATGAGCTTAGATACCCATATTGAAGTCAATTCCGGAATCAGTACCAACCGTGGTTGGCCGGGATTAATTGAAAACTATCGAGCGTATCTACCCGTGAGTGCGACTACCCCAGTAGTTACTCTGCATGAGGGTAACACACCGTTGATTCCCGTGCCCACGATCGCTGCCGAAATCGGTCGGGGTGTAAAAGTATATATTAAATATGACGGTCTAAACCCGACAGGTAGCTTCAAAGACCGAGGGATGACTATGGCCATTACCAAAGCTAAAGAAGCAGGTGCTAAGGCGGTAATTTGTGCCAGTACGGGCAATACTTCGGCGGCGGCAGCAGCTTATGCCGTGCGCGGTGGAATGCGCGCTTATGTGTTGATTCCCGATGGCTATGTCGCGCTGGGGAAATTGGCCCAAGCCTTGCTTTACGGGGCTGAAGTGTTGGCGATTAAAGGTAACTTTGATGATGCGCTCGATATCGTGCGGCAGATGGCCGAAAATTATCCGATTACGCTAGTAAATTCTGTCAATCCCTATCGGCTCGAAGGCCAAAAAACAGCCGCATTCGAGCTTGTCGATGCTCTGGGTGACGCTCCAGATTGGTTGTGTATTCCAGTAGGCAATGGTGGTAATATCACGGCTTATTGGATGGGTTTCAATCAATATTACCAGCATGGGAAATCCCAAAAACTCCCTCAGATGATGGGTTTTCAAGCATCAGGTGCTGCACCGCTAGTCAGTGGCATTCGCGTCAAAAGTCCCGAAACTCTCGCCACGGCAATCCGCATCGGCAATCCAGCAAACTGGGATAAAGCAGTAGCAGCTAAAAATGACAGCAATGGCGAATTTAATGCTGTTACGGACGACGAAATTATTGCTGCTTATCGGTGGTTGGGTAGCCGCGAAGGGATCTTCTGCGAACCTGCGAGTGCGGCTTCGGTGGCTGGCTTGCTCAAAGTCAAAGATCGCGTACCGAGCAATGCTACGGTAGTATGTGTCTTAACTGGCAATGGTCTCAAAGACCCCGATACAGCGATCGCTAACAAGATCAATCCTTTCCAACAGGGTATTGCCGCCAATATGGATGCTGTTGCCGCCGCCATGGGATTTTAAACTAATTGATAATTGATAATTAGGGTTTAGGGTGGGGATTCAAACCTTGCCCTAACAAAACAATTCACCTGAAAGTTGGGGAATTTAGCCCCCTATTCTTTGTTAAATTTAAGAGTTAGCAAAAGGTAGGGGTAATTTATTGTCGCAGTTGTATGGGCGGCAAACCTGCCTACACTTGGAACGATTAGCTGTTAGTACCAGATTTTTTCTATGCTCGATCTACATGTATCTTGGGATGAATACCATCAGTCGATCGAGTTATTAGCCAAGCAAATTTATCAATCTCAATGGGAATTCGATCGCATTATTTGTCTGGCTAGAGGTGGTTTGCGAGTGGGAGATATTCTCTCACGCATCTTTAAAAAACCATTAGCAATTTTGGCGGCTAGTTCCTATGGTGGCGATCGAGAACGTGGTAAATTATCGATCGCCAGTCAAATTACCATGACTGACCCTAGCATGGGCAGTCGGGTATTAGTAGTTGACGATCTGGTAGACTCTGGTGTCACATTGCAACAAACAACGGTTTGGTTGCGCGATCTGTATCCAGAAATTGAGGAACTAAAAACGGCGGTGATTTGGTATAAAGCTTGTTCGCTCTATATCCCCGACTATTACGTCAGTTATCTCCCGAGCAATCCCTGGATTCATCAACCATTTGAGAAATACGATAACTTTGACATACTCACCATGTTAAAGCAACGGTGATTCTTGGCGGCTCACAGCAACTTGCTATCAAAGTAGTATTACTGTCGCTGGAGTTCGGGATACAGGCTCCCGAACCGATACCTCGTCTGGGGCGACAATCTTAAACACGAGGCTGAACCCATAATTGGCGTGAGGGGTTATGCATCCACCCATCCACTCTATTTTGGCTCCTTCAACACTCTGGCTTGCTTAATCATGGCAATGAGGGTGTGGTGAGCGTCTTCGGAGTCTGTCAATTCGCGATCGAAGGGAATTCTAAGGCTGACGGTTTCACCATCGACTTGGGCGGTAAGATCCATACCTAGAGGATCGATCGCACTCATGGCTGCTGTCTCTGCGGTGGGCGTTTTGCCATAGAATTGGGCGTATGTGAGGACTGCTTCAGCGTGATCGTCATTCATATGTTTACAGATGCGATCGCTAATTGCGGGAGTAATGAGATCTGCCATGAGAATATTTAGGTGTAGTAGCTTACAAAAATCTATCTCGATCGTACCGCAAACATCGATTATAATCGGCTAATTCACCCTAAATATCGCTAAATTTTCGCTCTTTGAGATCGCCGCGATTATTGTAGGCAATAGTATAGTTAGGATTGAGTTGAATGGCACGATTGGATTGGGCTAAGCCCCGATCGTCTCCTGTCTCAGATCGTCCGCTCTATCTGACTACGAGCCAGTCTTCTTATTTAGCTTTTGCCATTGCCCGATCCTGACGATCGTTTTCTGGTACTGCTCGGCATTACTCTGTTGTTGATATAATTTGGCAGATTGCTGGAGATCGGCAAGTCCACCAGCACGATCTTTGAGCGTAAAGAAGCGAAGATCGGCGCGCTTAGCGTAGACGCTTGCATTGTTGGGATTGAGTTCGATCGATCGAGTAAAATCGGTTAATGCGCCTTGACGATCGCCACGGAGGATTTTGAGGAAGGCTCGGTAGCTATAGTATGTAGCTTCCATGGGATCTTGTTGAATTGCCAGGTTGTAGTCGGCTAATCCGCCCACAATGTCTCTATTTTTAACCTTTAAGAGGCCGCGATTGCTGTAGGCGGGTGCATACTTGGGGCTGAGTTCGATGGCAAGATCGTAGTCAGCCATTGCGCCTGGTAAATCCTGCAATTTATGGGCTTTCAAATTCCCACGATTGCTATAAGCTTCGCCATAGTTAGCATCGAATTGAATGGCACGATTATAGTCTGCCAAGCCGCCCTCGAAATCTTGAATTTTGACTTTGAGCACGCCGCGATAATTATAAGCGATCGCATCTTTGGGTTTGAGGGCAATCGCACGATCGTAGTCGGCTAATGCGCCGCGATAGTCGCGATTATTATACTTCTGGGCTGCCGAGGCGACGTAATCATCGGCTGGGGAACTAGCACTCTGGGCGATAGTTACTGCTGCTGGCTGACTGATGGGGACGCCCATGTTACTGGCAATTGCGATGAAACGATCGATCGGAATCCCGACATTAAAGCCCGTTTTACCACCTAAACTATTATCGCCCAGCCGTTCGCGATCGCCTCTACCATGAATGGCGACTACTTCGGCACGCTCGTTTAATACTGCTCCACCACTCATTCCTGGTAACGTGTCGTTACTATAAACCAGCGAGTAACCCGCCTCGAAGGTTTTCTGACTATTGGCAGAAACTTTACCTTCCCTAAACACGAATATCGATTTAGTCAGCACTCGTGTCGCAGCAGGAAAACCAGCGACATATAGATCCATTCCTGACTTGAGGCTGCGAGAATTTCCCAGTTTGGCAGTGGGATATTTGGCATTTGCCTTAAATTTGACAATCGCAAGATCGACACTACCAGGTGCAGGCTTAATCGAGCTACTAATTGCCGAGTACTGACGATCGTCTGATGTGGTAATTTTATAGTCAACTTTATTTCTCACCACATGAGCGGCAGTGAGCACCGTATAAACATCGCCTTGACGTTGCAAAATTACCCCCGAACCGATACTGTTGGGTTCGGTAATTAAAACGGTAATAGCTCTAGCTGTTTCACCAATTTCTACCGAAGTTTTGGCAACCGCGCTCGGCTGTACGAGCGGCATTGTTGCTGCAATACCAATTAGTCCCGCCAACACGGATATTTTAGGTGACATGAGAGTATAACTAGTGGATGAGATTGATATTAATTTAAATTTACCCGAGCGAATGCCAGCGATTGACATCGCGGCTAGATTCCCAAGTAAGGTATCGAAAACCGATCTAATTTTAGATGAAAAATTTCGGAATGATGTCGATTGCGTATGTAGTTTTAAAATTAAACAGCGGTTTTGGTAATTTAAGATGGCCAGCATTCGATCGAGTCTCACAATCGCGTCTTTATTAATCTTGACTAGTGGCATCATCCCATTAGGGTTTCAATTTCCATTAGCAGCCAAAGAGCTAGACACCAATACCAAAATCGCTCGCTATCGCGCGCGGGGATATGCGGGTATCGATGAGTTTTTAAAAACGAATGGTGCCGAAATGGCGAGATTGCGTACCCAAACCAATAGTCCCCGCTGGAAACAATTAAGTCAAACGCTCGATCGAATCTGCCAGCAACGCGATTGTGAAGCTTCGCGATTATATTGGCATACCGATTTAGCCCAAGCAAAACAAGTCGCCGCTGCTACTAACAAACCGATTCTATCGCTGCGGATGCTAGGCAATCTCGATGAAGAGTTGAGTTGTGCCAATAGTCGCTTTTTTAGAATTACGCTGTACTCAAATCCCGAAATTGCCAAGTTATTGCGCGATAAATACGTCCTACATTGGCAATCCGTTCGCCCCGTACCCAAAATTACGATCGACTTTGGCGATGGACGAAAAGTTCAGCAGACAATTACCGGAAATAGCATTCATTATATTTTAGACAAAACCGGACATCCGATCGATGGTTTGCCAGGATTATATGCCCCCCAAGCCTTCAAACGTCAACTAACTCAGGGTGCTGAATTTGTAGCTAAATATCACCAATTACCAGAAAAAGATCGTCAAACTGCACTCGATACCTATCACCAAACTCAACTTGCCAATCTCCAAGCTAATTGGCAGCGAGATTTAGATAAATTAGGCATCAGTATCCCACTGCCAAAATCGATTACATCTCTAAATACTCCGCCCACCGCCGCCGAAGCTGGTGGAATTGCCGTCTCCAAAAGCGCGATCGAATCGCCAATTATCCAACTTAGTCGTGCTTTTTCTCAGCGTACAGATATTCTCAAAAAAGCCACTGAAGATCCACTCTGGGTCAAACTCGGCGAATTACACCAGGAAGATGCCACTTTAGCCGCAAACAGTCGCGCACTCATCCGCCGCAAACAACCCCAGCTAGCCAGCCTTGCAGCTAAAGATAAGGAGAATTATTCCGACCCGCTCCCCGAACTAGTTACTAAATTTCAAAAACTAATGGCGATCGATAGCATTCGCAATGAATATCTCCTCCACAGTCAACTTCACCAATGGTTGATGGGCAATCGCTTTCCTGTCGATATCGAAACCCTTAATACCCGCGTCTACGATCGATTATTTCTCACACCGAAAAGCGATCGCTGGTTGGGTTTAATGCCAGGAGATGGGTATACCGGGATCGATCGGGATGGGATAGTTGAGAATTGATAGTTGATAATAGTAGGGTGGGCAGTGCCCACCACACAGGTTTAAGTCAATTTCTATCTAACAAATATTTGCACACAACTACTTATTTGATACTCGATAATTAATAATTTATGAAGGTTAGGGCTTTGAGATTATGTGCTGTACTTGGATCGATCGTGACTTGTTGGTTATTTCCTACTGCTATTAAAGCTAGTCAAGATCTAAAATTACCCAAATCTGAAACGGTTATTAATGCAGATATTAACGGTAATGGTAAGATCGACCGAGTGGTGGCTAGTTATTTTAGTCGTCCAGTTTTGGTATTAGATGATAGTCGCGCCAATACTTGTAAAACGGTGCCAGGGAAATTCGTTCGCTATACAATGTACGCTGACGGACAGAAAAATGGCCAAGTTATCTTTGAAGAAAATTATGGCAGTACCCGCGCTAGTTATTGGGTACATCGATTAAAAATCGGTAAAGATATCGATGGCGACGATCGCAAAGATTTAGTTTTTTATATGGGCGATGATACCAGCGATGAAACAACTTATTTAATCCAAAAACCAACAGGATTCAAGGCTGTGTTTGCGGGTTCTATGGGACTTCCCAGTTATTCGATCGATTCGCAACTAGCATTAGTAACAACAATGAATAAAACTATACTGGCGACGTGGGATCGATCGGCAGAAGTTTGGAAAAGTAATAAATATGGTTGGGTGAAGGGCGATTGTGTGGCAATTCGCGCGCAGCCAGGTTTAAATTCCAAAATAGTCACATTGGGATTCGATCGAAATTTAGTGACACTTGCCCCATCTCAACCTGTTGGCGACTGGATTGCTGTCGATAATGATGGTCAAAGTGGCTGGATTAACAAAAAGTATTTGAGTTTTTCTTCGCCAGTACGCTGGTTTAATAGATAACAGGGGTCTAAATCCCCACCTTTAGGCGGATTATTTTGAGGGTGGAGTTTAAATCTCCACCCTCAAAACTTCGCTATCAACTATCAACTAGTTAAGCAACCATATCGAATAGCAGCACTTCCGCATCGCCATCAATTCCGTGGATATCAATTTTAGTTTCGCGATCGATCGCCACGCCATCCCCAGTTTTGAGTTGATGCTCGTTCAATTTTACCGATCCGCGTGCTACTTGCAACCAACCAACTCTACCCGGTGCAAACGTATGGCTGACAGTTTCACCCGCTGATAAAGTAGTAGCATACAAGCTGATATCTTGGTGAATCACTACCGAGCCATCGCGACCGTCGCGAGAGCCTACGAGTCGCAGCTTACCGCGCTTGTCAGCTTCAGTAAAATGCTTTTGCTCGTAACTGGGTGCGATCCCCTTTTGCTCTGGCAGAATCCAGATTTGCAGCAAATGCACGGTTTCAGATTGAGAAGCATTAAATTCGCTGTGACGAATCCCCGTTCCCGCAGACATGCGTTGGACGTCGCCAGGAAGAATCACAGATCCTGTGCCGATGCTATCTTTATGCTCTAACGCGCCTTCGAGAATGTAAGTGACAATCTCCATGTCCTGATGACCGTGGGTGGGAAACCCCTGTCCCGGATCTACAAAGTCTTCATTAATCACCCGCAGATCGGCATAACCCATATACTTGGGATCGTGGTAATTACCAAACGAAAAAGTATGGCGGCTATCTAACCATCCAAAGTTAGCAACGCCTCTATCTTGCGCGGAGCGAATTGTCAGCATATTTAGGTTCCTCCTAACTGTTTTTTAGGAACACTACTATTATGAATTGAATCTAATCGAAAGACAATACGCTAAATTATAGACACACTGTCTCCAAAATCGATACAATTCCCGATCGAGATTATGGCCAAAATCGAACAAATGCGAGCTTTTACGCAGGTAGTCACGGCGGGTGGTTTTGCCGCTGCGGCGCGTAAAATGGGATTGTCTCGATCGGTTGTTAATAAGCTGGTAATTGCCCTCGAAAAAGATCTGGGGGTACAACTATTGCAACGTAGTACGCGAGTAGTGAGTCCTACAGAGACAGGACTGGCTTTTTACGAACGATGCGTCGAGATTTTAGCAAGCTTAGAAGCCGCCGAGCGATCGGTAATGCAGCTACACACCGAACCCAAAGGCAGATTGCGAATCAATGCGCCGATGACTTTTGGCACGATGTATCTAGCTCCAGCGATCGCAGATTTCTTGCTACAATATCCCGAACTTCAGGTGCAATTAACCTTAAACGATCGCTTTGTCGATCCGATCGAGGAAGGTTTCGATGTCACCATCAGAATTGCCGCACCGCAACCGACTTCGAGTTTATTCGTCCAACCATTAGCCCCCGCCGAACGGATATTGTGTGCGGCTCCCAGTTATTTAGAACGGCATGGTATTCCCACACACCCGCGAGAATTATCCACGCATTCTTGTTTGCATTACGGACAACTAGCCATCGAAAATCGCTGGACATTAATAGGTGCAGATGGCGAACATACAGCGATCGTCCGAGGAATATTGTGTTCTAATAATGGTGAAGTACTCAGAGAAGCTGCAATTCAAGGACTGGGAATTACGCTCTTACCTCGCTTTATCGTATCGGATGCGATCGACAAAGGACTATTGCAAATTGTTTTGCCAGCCTATGATCCGTCGGTACTTGCCGTTGAAATATTGTATCCAATCGATCGACATTTA harbors:
- the thrC gene encoding threonine synthase, which gives rise to MSLDTHIEVNSGISTNRGWPGLIENYRAYLPVSATTPVVTLHEGNTPLIPVPTIAAEIGRGVKVYIKYDGLNPTGSFKDRGMTMAITKAKEAGAKAVICASTGNTSAAAAAYAVRGGMRAYVLIPDGYVALGKLAQALLYGAEVLAIKGNFDDALDIVRQMAENYPITLVNSVNPYRLEGQKTAAFELVDALGDAPDWLCIPVGNGGNITAYWMGFNQYYQHGKSQKLPQMMGFQASGAAPLVSGIRVKSPETLATAIRIGNPANWDKAVAAKNDSNGEFNAVTDDEIIAAYRWLGSREGIFCEPASAASVAGLLKVKDRVPSNATVVCVLTGNGLKDPDTAIANKINPFQQGIAANMDAVAAAMGF
- a CDS encoding phosphoribosyltransferase, with the translated sequence MLDLHVSWDEYHQSIELLAKQIYQSQWEFDRIICLARGGLRVGDILSRIFKKPLAILAASSYGGDRERGKLSIASQITMTDPSMGSRVLVVDDLVDSGVTLQQTTVWLRDLYPEIEELKTAVIWYKACSLYIPDYYVSYLPSNPWIHQPFEKYDNFDILTMLKQR
- a CDS encoding DUF2470 domain-containing protein, with the translated sequence MADLITPAISDRICKHMNDDHAEAVLTYAQFYGKTPTAETAAMSAIDPLGMDLTAQVDGETVSLRIPFDRELTDSEDAHHTLIAMIKQARVLKEPK
- a CDS encoding tetratricopeptide repeat-containing S1 family peptidase; translation: MSPKISVLAGLIGIAATMPLVQPSAVAKTSVEIGETARAITVLITEPNSIGSGVILQRQGDVYTVLTAAHVVRNKVDYKITTSDDRQYSAISSSIKPAPGSVDLAIVKFKANAKYPTAKLGNSRSLKSGMDLYVAGFPAATRVLTKSIFVFREGKVSANSQKTFEAGYSLVYSNDTLPGMSGGAVLNERAEVVAIHGRGDRERLGDNSLGGKTGFNVGIPIDRFIAIASNMGVPISQPAAVTIAQSASSPADDYVASAAQKYNNRDYRGALADYDRAIALKPKDAIAYNYRGVLKVKIQDFEGGLADYNRAIQFDANYGEAYSNRGNLKAHKLQDLPGAMADYDLAIELSPKYAPAYSNRGLLKVKNRDIVGGLADYNLAIQQDPMEATYYSYRAFLKILRGDRQGALTDFTRSIELNPNNASVYAKRADLRFFTLKDRAGGLADLQQSAKLYQQQSNAEQYQKTIVRIGQWQKLNKKTGS
- a CDS encoding SH3 domain-containing protein; amino-acid sequence: MKVRALRLCAVLGSIVTCWLFPTAIKASQDLKLPKSETVINADINGNGKIDRVVASYFSRPVLVLDDSRANTCKTVPGKFVRYTMYADGQKNGQVIFEENYGSTRASYWVHRLKIGKDIDGDDRKDLVFYMGDDTSDETTYLIQKPTGFKAVFAGSMGLPSYSIDSQLALVTTMNKTILATWDRSAEVWKSNKYGWVKGDCVAIRAQPGLNSKIVTLGFDRNLVTLAPSQPVGDWIAVDNDGQSGWINKKYLSFSSPVRWFNR
- a CDS encoding pirin family protein, producing the protein MLTIRSAQDRGVANFGWLDSRHTFSFGNYHDPKYMGYADLRVINEDFVDPGQGFPTHGHQDMEIVTYILEGALEHKDSIGTGSVILPGDVQRMSAGTGIRHSEFNASQSETVHLLQIWILPEQKGIAPSYEQKHFTEADKRGKLRLVGSRDGRDGSVVIHQDISLYATTLSAGETVSHTFAPGRVGWLQVARGSVKLNEHQLKTGDGVAIDRETKIDIHGIDGDAEVLLFDMVA
- a CDS encoding LysR family transcriptional regulator; translated protein: MAKIEQMRAFTQVVTAGGFAAAARKMGLSRSVVNKLVIALEKDLGVQLLQRSTRVVSPTETGLAFYERCVEILASLEAAERSVMQLHTEPKGRLRINAPMTFGTMYLAPAIADFLLQYPELQVQLTLNDRFVDPIEEGFDVTIRIAAPQPTSSLFVQPLAPAERILCAAPSYLERHGIPTHPRELSTHSCLHYGQLAIENRWTLIGADGEHTAIVRGILCSNNGEVLREAAIQGLGITLLPRFIVSDAIDKGLLQIVLPAYDPSVLAVEILYPIDRHLSTKIRLLVDFLKVRFG